A single genomic interval of Drosophila virilis strain 15010-1051.87 chromosome 2, Dvir_AGI_RSII-ME, whole genome shotgun sequence harbors:
- the Atg17 gene encoding early endosome antigen 1 isoform X1: MMLYVFHVDVGRMLSFDMTVALSSVENLKETIQRLHGLPAANIVLLVSGGEMLTHSTQVSCYSAGTDTNPIFMFLTGDERLAPTIASGGSGSGGGSGAARTAGEVIDAELRRQVEENQPAVLETVRQRATLAQRLRELGRKEELLCERLVHEQHLQQQGWSAVVANMEDLTSEFSERFHNFCLAFDRHLEQRESYLELLRNFGDDLKQLARIPILPALMALAQADFHGFDELLGNDNVDEDVGQLQPETETEVGESGESVEKSSSSTSPNKKLKMGHEQEEQEETSNSRQQQQQHQLNLLQWISSKGNHAALQQMCDECVQGLDTFSLEIYEKLKLEVQNIIKSAKQSDVKEIKGLSDRLYRLDEFKYEIRKIVQVQREQATAFQQNESRAVNLRDNSVLPDLCLSHRSQLMVMRDNHIKIREYSRCIANSKEELGRNLNTRLRRIVWIENGMSEFDNRLLFYLRCLRRAERHISIIEQIHRAPSTYVAAVTEVVRRKIFSDEFRLWASRLSVDFDRIHSEEMERRRLFNDSFDGHFLNILFPGMADMPPTFANEHPELSFDTRLPQLSCSDIELLSAQLPDLATQLQLPDMAPVLQFFEQRHKTAAQPEQMELAPTAVCQPVSTQSVSTSTSQYVEQIARSTATEQLLMLSASTLTDDNAGSVQRLRDALQDMSKLALQCLAMARSNLSSLRNELTRGYQDELQSQMQLLQEKWQLLRMQCEQREQQQAEQLEQLRQQLLAADQDKMTAVAQAREQLIHEHKTELESLRCRFKLMTSMERSPSDSSLEKLERPTSSASVASLDVEQLLAQQRQELLAQRERAISEAVEAERALWQSRQQLPPLNSESVMANVSILKDVLEDKERQLDLLREQNQLLTQESYQLKTRLEMLTNEDGNSWLKEKIDYLSRDKCRLEEELSQEKSKRLEMESSVAAMRSSTYELGAAGMSGTLTRSKSSGGGGGGGGSSSSSHRHITLEGCSKGDLVFVIWSMRHGQFMVVQDSLTLYFVHADSLPALQLTAPTTTASSSLPPGAEGPLAVAELNHIPLPYYAIGRIIDKEYCQARKDENRYRVSKGSKFYRIKLAPLSSRYPLRRERLESASSIGVISRWQLATAVRDVIDAPGSTSIAGSSVYQSFKERTVSISSVNEEEDESASLLSERCRYISVSEEDELLALAAGGGGGTELTTATAAAATTAITTITTTITETAAATATQAQSVITEQPTASRKLKLDLLLASADIITQSPTQQPQQKQPQQAEEGEKKSKEEAAQPEPVADNTTTTITTNVPNPVSAANPSDLVEEPVTIYVSTAAAATTPTTTATVGDAVVVVEPIVNTTATLPRSVGTATISEDSDEYRSLEGKDEADFPISE; the protein is encoded by the exons ATGATGTTGTACGTATTCCATGTGGACGTCGGTCGCATGCTGAGCTTCGATATGACCGTTGCTCTGTCCTCGGTGGAGAATCTTAAGGAGACAATACAACGGCTACATGGCCTGCCCGCTGCCAATATTGTGTTGCTGGTTAGCGGAGGCGAGATGCTGACACACTCCACACAGGTGTCCTGCTATTCGGCGGGCACCGATACGAATCCAATTTTTATGTTTCTCACCGGCGACGAGCGGCTGGCGCCAACGATagccagcggcggcagcggcagtggcgGCGGCAGTGGCGCTGCCAGGACAGCCGGTGAAGTGATAGATGCAGAGCTGCGACGCCAGGTGGAGGAGAATCAGCCGGCTGTATTGGAGACGGTGCGTCAACGTGCAACGCTGGCGCAGCGCTTGCGCGAACTGGGCCGCAAAGAGGAGCTGTTGTGCGAGCGTCTGGTGCACGAGcagcatctgcagcagcagggctGGTCCGCGGTGGTGGCCAACATGGAGGATCTGACGAGCGAGTTCAGTGAGCGCTTTCACAACTTCTGTCTGGCCTTCGATCGTCATCTGGAGCAGCGCGAGAGCTACCTGGAGCTGTTGCGCAACTTTGGCGATGATCTCAAGCAGCTGGCGCGCATACCCATATTGCCGGCGCTGATGGCGCTGGCCCAGGCCGATTTCCATGGCTTTGACGAGCTGCTCGGCAACGACAACGTTGACGAGGACGTTGGGCAGCTGCAGCCGGAAACGGAGACTGAGGTGGGGGAGTCGGGCGAGAGCGTGgagaagagcagcagcagtacaTCGCCCAACAAGAAACTGAAAATGGGCCACGAACAAGAGGAGCAAGAGGAAACCTCCAATtcaaggcaacagcagcagcagcaccagctcAATCTGCTGCAGTGGATCAGCTCGAAGGGCAATCACGCGGCGCTGCAGCAAATGTGTGATGAGTGCGTCCAGGGCCTGGACACCTTCTCCCTGGAAATTTACGAGAAACTGAAGCTCGAGGTGCAGAACATCATCAAGAGTGCCAAGCAGAGCGACGTCAAGGAGATCAAAGGCCTGAGCGATCGTCTGTACCGTCTCGACGAGTTCAAGTACGAGATACGCAAAATCGTCCAGGTTCAGCGGGAACAGGCGACAGCGTTCCAACAAAACGAAAGCCGTGCAGTGAATCTGCGCGATAACTCGGTGCTGCCCGATTTGTGCCTCTCGCATCGCTCCCAGCTGATGGTGATGCGCGataatcatattaagataCGCGAATATAGTCGCTGCATAGCCAACTCCAAGGAGGAGCTGGGACGCAATCTGAACACGCGTCTGCGTCGCATCGTTTGGATCGAGAACGGAATGAGCGAGTTCGACAATCGCTTGCTCTTCTATCTGCGGTGCCTGCGGCGGGCCGAGCGCCACATCAGCATCATCGAGCAGATACATCGGGCGCCGAGTACCTATGTGGCGGCCGTTACGGAGGTGGTGCGTCGCAAGATTTTCTCGGATGAGTTCCGTTTGTGGGCATCGCGGCTGTCGGTTGATTTTGATCGCATCCACAGCGAAGAGATGGAGCGGCGGCGTCTCTTCAACGACAGCTTCGATGGCCACTTTTTGAATATTCTATTTCCGGGCATGGCAGATATGCCGCCCACGTTCGCCAATGAGCATCCCGAGCTCAGCTTTGACACACGTCTGCCCCAGCTGAGCTGCTCCGATATTGAGCTGCTGTCCGCCCAGCTGCCCGACCTGGCCACGCAGCTCCAACTGCCGGACATGGCGCCCGTCCTGCAATTCTTTGAGCAGCGGCACAAGACGGCAGCGCAACCGGAGCAGATGGAACTGGCGCCAACAGCTGTTTGTCAGCCTGTCAGCACACAAAGCGTGAGCACCTCCACCAGCCAGTATGTGGAGCAGATTGCGCGCAGCACTGCCACGGAACAGCTGCTGATGCTCAGCGCCAGCACGCTGACGGATGACAACGCTGGCAGCGTGCAGCGGCTGCGCGATGCCCTCCAGGACATGTCCAAGCTGGCGCTGCAGTGCCTGGCCATGGCGCGCTCCAATTTGAGCAGCCTGCGCAACGAGCTGACCCGTGGCTACCAGGATGAACTGCAGTCGCAGATGCAGCTGTTGCAGGAaaagtggcagctgctgcgcatGCAGTGCGAGCaacgggagcagcagcaggcggagcAGCTGGAGCAATTGCGTCAACAGCTGCTGGCGGCGGACCAGGATAAGATGACGGCCGTAGCCCAGGCACGCGAGCAGCTAATACACGAGCACAAAACGGAGCTGGAATCGCTGCGCTGCCGCTTCAAGCTGATGACCTCAATGGAGCGTTCGCCGTCGGACAGCAGCCTGGAGAAGCTGGAGCGGCCCACGAGCAGCGCCAGTGTGGCCAGCCTGGATGTCGAGCAGCTTCTGGCGCAGCAGCGACAGGAGTTGCTCGCCCAACGGGAGCGCGCCATCAGCGAAGCTGTCGAGGCCGAGCGCGCTCTCTGGCAGTCGCGGCAACAGTTGCCGCCACTGAACTCAGAATCTGTGATGGCCAATGTGTCCATATTGAAGGATGTTCTAGAGGACAAGGAGCGACAGCTGGATTTACTGCGTGAACAAAATCAATTGCTCACACAGGAGAGCTACCAGCTGAAGACGCGCCTCGAGATGCTCACCAATGAGGATGGCAACAGCTGGCTAAAGGAGAAGATCGACTATCTGAGCCGCGACAAGTGCCGGCTGGAGGAGGAGCTCAGCCAGGAGAAGAGCAAGCGGCTTGAAATGGAGTCCAGTGTGGCTGCAATGAGAAG TTCCACTTATGAACTGGGCGCTGCAGGCATGAGCGGCACACTGACGCGCTCCAAGTCaagtggcggtggcggtggcggcggtggctcCTCCTCGTCGAGTCATCGCCACATCACGCTCGAGGGCTGCAGCAAGGGCGATTTGGTGTTTGTGATTTGGAGCATGCGGCATGGCCAGTTCATGGTCGTGCAGGATTCGCTCACCCTTTACTTTGTGCATGCGGACAGTTTGCCTGCTCTGCAACTGACGGCGCCTACGACGACGGCATCTTCTTCTCTGCCGCCTGGCGCCGAGGGACCACTGGCTGTCGCGGAACTAAATCACATACCGCTGCCCTACTACGCCATCGGGCGCATCATCGACAAGGAGTACTGCCAGGCGCGCAAG GACGAGAATCGTTATCGTGTCAGCAAGGGCTCCAAATTCTATCGGATCAAGCTGGCGCCATTGTCCTCGCGTTATCCGTTGCGTCGCGAGCGTTTGGAAT CAGCAAGCTCAATCGGCGTTATTAGCCGCTGGCAGCTGGCGACGGCGGTGCGAGATGTGATTGATGCGCCCGGTTCAACGAGCATTGCTGGCAGCAGCGTCTATCAGAGCTTCAAGGAGCGCACGGTGAGCATCTCTAGCGTTAACGAGGAGGAGGACGAGTCTGCCTCGTTGCTCAGTGAGCGCTGTCGCTACATCAGCGTTAGTGAGGAGGATGAATTGCTGGCGCTtgctgctggcggcggcggcggcacagaattaacaacagcgacagcagcagcagcaacaacagcgataacaacaataacaacaacaataacagaaacggcagcagcgacggcaactCAAGCACAGTCTGTGATAACAGAGCAGCCAACGGCATCAAGAAAACTAAAGTTGGATCTACTGTTGGCCTCTGCTGATATAATAACACAATCCCCaacacaacaaccacaacaaaaacaaccgcAACAGGCGGAGGAGGGTGAGAAGAAATCAAAGGAAGAAGCTGCACAGCCGGAGCCTGTGGCAGACAACACGACGACAACGATTACCACAAATGTACCCAATCCTGTTTCGGCTGCAAATCCAAGCGATCTGGTCGAAGAGCCAGTCACTATCTATGtatccacagcagcagcagcaacaacaccaacaacaacggcaacagttggcgatgctgttgttgttgtggagcCAATTGTAAACACAACGGCAACATTACCAAGATCAGTTGGTACGGCAACCATTAGCGAGGATTCCGATGAGTATCGCTCGCTGGAGGGCAAGGATGAAGCCGATTTTCCCATTTCCGAATAG
- the Atg17 gene encoding early endosome antigen 1 isoform X2, producing MMLYVFHVDVGRMLSFDMTVALSSVENLKETIQRLHGLPAANIVLLVSGGEMLTHSTQVSCYSAGTDTNPIFMFLTGDERLAPTIASGGSGSGGGSGAARTAGEVIDAELRRQVEENQPAVLETVRQRATLAQRLRELGRKEELLCERLVHEQHLQQQGWSAVVANMEDLTSEFSERFHNFCLAFDRHLEQRESYLELLRNFGDDLKQLARIPILPALMALAQADFHGFDELLGNDNVDEDVGQLQPETETEVGESGESVEKSSSSTSPNKKLKMGHEQEEQEETSNSRQQQQQHQLNLLQWISSKGNHAALQQMCDECVQGLDTFSLEIYEKLKLEVQNIIKSAKQSDVKEIKGLSDRLYRLDEFKYEIRKIVQVQREQATAFQQNESRAVNLRDNSVLPDLCLSHRSQLMVMRDNHIKIREYSRCIANSKEELGRNLNTRLRRIVWIENGMSEFDNRLLFYLRCLRRAERHISIIEQIHRAPSTYVAAVTEVVRRKIFSDEFRLWASRLSVDFDRIHSEEMERRRLFNDSFDGHFLNILFPGMADMPPTFANEHPELSFDTRLPQLSCSDIELLSAQLPDLATQLQLPDMAPVLQFFEQRHKTAAQPEQMELAPTAVCQPVSTQSVSTSTSQYVEQIARSTATEQLLMLSASTLTDDNAGSVQRLRDALQDMSKLALQCLAMARSNLSSLRNELTRGYQDELQSQMQLLQEKWQLLRMQCEQREQQQAEQLEQLRQQLLAADQDKMTAVAQAREQLIHEHKTELESLRCRFKLMTSMERSPSDSSLEKLERPTSSASVASLDVEQLLAQQRQELLAQRERAISEAVEAERALWQSRQQLPPLNSESVMANVSILKDVLEDKERQLDLLREQNQLLTQESYQLKTRLEMLTNEDGNSWLKEKIDYLSRDKCRLEEELSQEKSKRLEMESSVAAMRSSTYELGAAGMSGTLTRSKSSGGGGGGGGSSSSSHRHITLEGCSKGDLVFVIWSMRHGQFMVVQDSLTLYFVHADSLPALQLTAPTTTASSSLPPGAEGPLAVAELNHIPLPYYAIGRIIDKEYCQARKDENRYRVSKGSKFYRIKLAPLSSRYPLRRERLESSSIGVISRWQLATAVRDVIDAPGSTSIAGSSVYQSFKERTVSISSVNEEEDESASLLSERCRYISVSEEDELLALAAGGGGGTELTTATAAAATTAITTITTTITETAAATATQAQSVITEQPTASRKLKLDLLLASADIITQSPTQQPQQKQPQQAEEGEKKSKEEAAQPEPVADNTTTTITTNVPNPVSAANPSDLVEEPVTIYVSTAAAATTPTTTATVGDAVVVVEPIVNTTATLPRSVGTATISEDSDEYRSLEGKDEADFPISE from the exons ATGATGTTGTACGTATTCCATGTGGACGTCGGTCGCATGCTGAGCTTCGATATGACCGTTGCTCTGTCCTCGGTGGAGAATCTTAAGGAGACAATACAACGGCTACATGGCCTGCCCGCTGCCAATATTGTGTTGCTGGTTAGCGGAGGCGAGATGCTGACACACTCCACACAGGTGTCCTGCTATTCGGCGGGCACCGATACGAATCCAATTTTTATGTTTCTCACCGGCGACGAGCGGCTGGCGCCAACGATagccagcggcggcagcggcagtggcgGCGGCAGTGGCGCTGCCAGGACAGCCGGTGAAGTGATAGATGCAGAGCTGCGACGCCAGGTGGAGGAGAATCAGCCGGCTGTATTGGAGACGGTGCGTCAACGTGCAACGCTGGCGCAGCGCTTGCGCGAACTGGGCCGCAAAGAGGAGCTGTTGTGCGAGCGTCTGGTGCACGAGcagcatctgcagcagcagggctGGTCCGCGGTGGTGGCCAACATGGAGGATCTGACGAGCGAGTTCAGTGAGCGCTTTCACAACTTCTGTCTGGCCTTCGATCGTCATCTGGAGCAGCGCGAGAGCTACCTGGAGCTGTTGCGCAACTTTGGCGATGATCTCAAGCAGCTGGCGCGCATACCCATATTGCCGGCGCTGATGGCGCTGGCCCAGGCCGATTTCCATGGCTTTGACGAGCTGCTCGGCAACGACAACGTTGACGAGGACGTTGGGCAGCTGCAGCCGGAAACGGAGACTGAGGTGGGGGAGTCGGGCGAGAGCGTGgagaagagcagcagcagtacaTCGCCCAACAAGAAACTGAAAATGGGCCACGAACAAGAGGAGCAAGAGGAAACCTCCAATtcaaggcaacagcagcagcagcaccagctcAATCTGCTGCAGTGGATCAGCTCGAAGGGCAATCACGCGGCGCTGCAGCAAATGTGTGATGAGTGCGTCCAGGGCCTGGACACCTTCTCCCTGGAAATTTACGAGAAACTGAAGCTCGAGGTGCAGAACATCATCAAGAGTGCCAAGCAGAGCGACGTCAAGGAGATCAAAGGCCTGAGCGATCGTCTGTACCGTCTCGACGAGTTCAAGTACGAGATACGCAAAATCGTCCAGGTTCAGCGGGAACAGGCGACAGCGTTCCAACAAAACGAAAGCCGTGCAGTGAATCTGCGCGATAACTCGGTGCTGCCCGATTTGTGCCTCTCGCATCGCTCCCAGCTGATGGTGATGCGCGataatcatattaagataCGCGAATATAGTCGCTGCATAGCCAACTCCAAGGAGGAGCTGGGACGCAATCTGAACACGCGTCTGCGTCGCATCGTTTGGATCGAGAACGGAATGAGCGAGTTCGACAATCGCTTGCTCTTCTATCTGCGGTGCCTGCGGCGGGCCGAGCGCCACATCAGCATCATCGAGCAGATACATCGGGCGCCGAGTACCTATGTGGCGGCCGTTACGGAGGTGGTGCGTCGCAAGATTTTCTCGGATGAGTTCCGTTTGTGGGCATCGCGGCTGTCGGTTGATTTTGATCGCATCCACAGCGAAGAGATGGAGCGGCGGCGTCTCTTCAACGACAGCTTCGATGGCCACTTTTTGAATATTCTATTTCCGGGCATGGCAGATATGCCGCCCACGTTCGCCAATGAGCATCCCGAGCTCAGCTTTGACACACGTCTGCCCCAGCTGAGCTGCTCCGATATTGAGCTGCTGTCCGCCCAGCTGCCCGACCTGGCCACGCAGCTCCAACTGCCGGACATGGCGCCCGTCCTGCAATTCTTTGAGCAGCGGCACAAGACGGCAGCGCAACCGGAGCAGATGGAACTGGCGCCAACAGCTGTTTGTCAGCCTGTCAGCACACAAAGCGTGAGCACCTCCACCAGCCAGTATGTGGAGCAGATTGCGCGCAGCACTGCCACGGAACAGCTGCTGATGCTCAGCGCCAGCACGCTGACGGATGACAACGCTGGCAGCGTGCAGCGGCTGCGCGATGCCCTCCAGGACATGTCCAAGCTGGCGCTGCAGTGCCTGGCCATGGCGCGCTCCAATTTGAGCAGCCTGCGCAACGAGCTGACCCGTGGCTACCAGGATGAACTGCAGTCGCAGATGCAGCTGTTGCAGGAaaagtggcagctgctgcgcatGCAGTGCGAGCaacgggagcagcagcaggcggagcAGCTGGAGCAATTGCGTCAACAGCTGCTGGCGGCGGACCAGGATAAGATGACGGCCGTAGCCCAGGCACGCGAGCAGCTAATACACGAGCACAAAACGGAGCTGGAATCGCTGCGCTGCCGCTTCAAGCTGATGACCTCAATGGAGCGTTCGCCGTCGGACAGCAGCCTGGAGAAGCTGGAGCGGCCCACGAGCAGCGCCAGTGTGGCCAGCCTGGATGTCGAGCAGCTTCTGGCGCAGCAGCGACAGGAGTTGCTCGCCCAACGGGAGCGCGCCATCAGCGAAGCTGTCGAGGCCGAGCGCGCTCTCTGGCAGTCGCGGCAACAGTTGCCGCCACTGAACTCAGAATCTGTGATGGCCAATGTGTCCATATTGAAGGATGTTCTAGAGGACAAGGAGCGACAGCTGGATTTACTGCGTGAACAAAATCAATTGCTCACACAGGAGAGCTACCAGCTGAAGACGCGCCTCGAGATGCTCACCAATGAGGATGGCAACAGCTGGCTAAAGGAGAAGATCGACTATCTGAGCCGCGACAAGTGCCGGCTGGAGGAGGAGCTCAGCCAGGAGAAGAGCAAGCGGCTTGAAATGGAGTCCAGTGTGGCTGCAATGAGAAG TTCCACTTATGAACTGGGCGCTGCAGGCATGAGCGGCACACTGACGCGCTCCAAGTCaagtggcggtggcggtggcggcggtggctcCTCCTCGTCGAGTCATCGCCACATCACGCTCGAGGGCTGCAGCAAGGGCGATTTGGTGTTTGTGATTTGGAGCATGCGGCATGGCCAGTTCATGGTCGTGCAGGATTCGCTCACCCTTTACTTTGTGCATGCGGACAGTTTGCCTGCTCTGCAACTGACGGCGCCTACGACGACGGCATCTTCTTCTCTGCCGCCTGGCGCCGAGGGACCACTGGCTGTCGCGGAACTAAATCACATACCGCTGCCCTACTACGCCATCGGGCGCATCATCGACAAGGAGTACTGCCAGGCGCGCAAG GACGAGAATCGTTATCGTGTCAGCAAGGGCTCCAAATTCTATCGGATCAAGCTGGCGCCATTGTCCTCGCGTTATCCGTTGCGTCGCGAGCGTTTGGAAT CAAGCTCAATCGGCGTTATTAGCCGCTGGCAGCTGGCGACGGCGGTGCGAGATGTGATTGATGCGCCCGGTTCAACGAGCATTGCTGGCAGCAGCGTCTATCAGAGCTTCAAGGAGCGCACGGTGAGCATCTCTAGCGTTAACGAGGAGGAGGACGAGTCTGCCTCGTTGCTCAGTGAGCGCTGTCGCTACATCAGCGTTAGTGAGGAGGATGAATTGCTGGCGCTtgctgctggcggcggcggcggcacagaattaacaacagcgacagcagcagcagcaacaacagcgataacaacaataacaacaacaataacagaaacggcagcagcgacggcaactCAAGCACAGTCTGTGATAACAGAGCAGCCAACGGCATCAAGAAAACTAAAGTTGGATCTACTGTTGGCCTCTGCTGATATAATAACACAATCCCCaacacaacaaccacaacaaaaacaaccgcAACAGGCGGAGGAGGGTGAGAAGAAATCAAAGGAAGAAGCTGCACAGCCGGAGCCTGTGGCAGACAACACGACGACAACGATTACCACAAATGTACCCAATCCTGTTTCGGCTGCAAATCCAAGCGATCTGGTCGAAGAGCCAGTCACTATCTATGtatccacagcagcagcagcaacaacaccaacaacaacggcaacagttggcgatgctgttgttgttgtggagcCAATTGTAAACACAACGGCAACATTACCAAGATCAGTTGGTACGGCAACCATTAGCGAGGATTCCGATGAGTATCGCTCGCTGGAGGGCAAGGATGAAGCCGATTTTCCCATTTCCGAATAG